Part of the Ruania alba genome is shown below.
GAGGACTGCGTGCCGTCACCATGGCCGACGTCGCCCGGCGTGCTGGGGTCTCGGTGAAGACCGTCTCGAACGTCATCAACGACTACCCACACATCCGCCCCGGTACCCGGGAGCGCGTCGAGGCGGCGATCGCCGAGCTCGGGTACCGGTTGAACCTCTCCGCCCGGCAGCTGCGCACCCGTCGCACCGGAATGATCACCCTGGCGGTGCCGGAGCTGCGGTTGCCGTACTTCGCCGAGCTGGCCGACGCGGTGATCCGGGAGGCCGACACCCACGGGCTCACGGTACTGATCGAGCAGACCGGCGGGCGCCGGGACAGGGAGCTGGCGGTGCTGTCCGGTTCGAGACGACAGCTCACTGACGGGGTCATCCTCTCTCCGCTCGGCCTCGAACCGGCCGACCGCGCGGCACTCGATATCGACGCACCCCTGGTGCTTCTGGGTGAGCGGGTGTTCGGAGCGGCCGCCGATCACGTCACCATGAACAACGTTGCCGCCGCCCGAGCTGCGACCAGCCACCTGCTCGAGCTGGGGCGCCGCCGGATCGCCGTGCTCGGGCCGCATCCGGACGACACCGCCACCGGCTCGTCCGGGCTCCGGCTCGACGGCTACCGCGAAGCCCTCGCGGCGGCCGACCTTGCCTTCATTCCGGACCTCGTGGTTCCTGCGGCTCCGTGGCACCGTTCAGCGGGCTCGGACTCCCTCGGTGCATTCCTGGACGGCGGCACCGGAGTGGACGCCGTGTTCGCGATGAACGACGCACTCGCCCTCGGCGCGCTCTACGCCTTGCACGCACGCGGGGTGGATGTGCCCGGCGATGTGGCCCTGATCGGCTTCGACGATGTCGACGACGTCCGGTACGCCACGCCCACCATCAGCTCCGTGGCGCCCGGCCGGGACGAGATCGCCCGCACGGCCGTGGCTCTGCTTCGCTCCCGTCTAGCCGGCGACGGCGGCCCGTACGTTCGCGTGATCAGCGAGGCCCGGGTGGTGGCTCGCCAGTCCACCGGATCGGCCGACGAGCAGGTCATCTCGGTGCAGCCAGGTTCGCAGGTGCCGGCCGACGCCCCGGTCTGAGGGGTGGTCTGACCGCACCAGTGGTTGACCACCACCCGATCACCGTGCACTATTGTTCTACATCGATGTAAAGCACTCACGAAAGGCCCTGCGTGCACCGCTCCGCATCCCTGACCCCGCCGATGGGGTGGAACTCCTGGGACAGTTTCGGCACCACCGTCACCGAAGATGAGGTGCTCGCGAACGCCCAGGTGATGGCCGAACGGATGCTGCCCGCCGGGTGGGACACCGTGGTGGTCGACATCCAGTGGTACGAGCCCACCGCACGGGCCGGCGGGTACAACGACGACGCCCCGCTGCTGCTGGACGCCGACGGTGTGCAGATGCCGGTCGAGACACGGTTTCCCTCCTCCGCCGGAGGTCGTGGGTTCGCACCGCTCGCCGCCCGGGTGCACGACCTGGGCCTGCGCTTCGGCGTGCACCTGATGCGCGGAATCCCGCGCCGCGCGGTCGCCGACCCCCGCCCCGTGCCCGGCACCGACGCCACCACGGCCGACATCGCCCTACCCGCCGACCACCCGGCTGCTCGCTGCCCCTGGAACGGCGACAATCTCGGGCTCGACTTCTCCCACCCGGCGGCCCAGGCCTGGCTCGACCTGCAGATCGATCGCGTCGTCGGCTGGGGCGTCGACTTCCTCAAGGTCGACGACATGCTGTACCCGTACCACGGTGACGCCATCGAGGCGCTGCACTCCGCCGTCGGGAAGGCCGAGGAGCGGCACGGACGGGACGTCACCGTCTCCCTCTCCCCCGGCACCCACCTCTCCGTGGCGCACCTGGACCATCTGCGCGCACACGCCGACATGTGGCGCATCTCGGACGACCTGTGGGACCGGTGGGACGACCTGGAGGCCCAGCTGACCCGGCTCGCCCGGTGGGCGCCGCACCAGCAGGCGCACGGGTGGGCCGATGCCGACATGCTGCCGCTGGGGCGGATCGGGGTGCGCGCCGAACGGGGCGAGCCCCGGCACAGCCTGCTCACCGCCGCCGAACGCCGCACCATGCTCACGCTGTGGAACCTCGGCCGGTCCCCGCTGTTCGTCGGCGGCGACCTGCCCAGCTCCGAGGACGACACGTTGACCGACCTGGTGAACACCGAGGTGCTCGACATCGGCAAGCACTCCCGCGGCAACACCGAGCTCGTCCGCGAGGGGGATCTCGTCGTCTGGGGCGCCACTGGCACCGGTCCACGGGAGGGCACCCGCTGGGCCGCGGTGTTCAACACCTCCGACGGCGCACGCACCGTTCGTCTGCCCCTCACCTCCACAGGACTCGCCTCACCAGGGCTCACTTCCCCCGGCACCGTCACCGAGCTGTGGACCGCACGCGTGCTCGACGTCGACCCCAGTGATCCCTACGCCGTGCTCGAGCTCGACCTCGACGCCCACGGCACCGCGCTGCTGCGCAGCACCTGAGAATCCAGAACCCCAACCAGGAGAATCATGGCCAACGCCCGCATCACCCTCGATCCCGCCTTCACCGTCGGCCCGGTGCGCCGGCGCACCTTCGGCTCCTTCGTGGAGCACCTCGGCCGCGCCGTCTACACCGGCATCCACGAACCGGACCATCCCACCGCCGACGCGGACGGGTTCCGCCAGGACGTCATCGACCTCACCCGTGAGCTGGGCGTGTCCACCGTGCGCTACCCGGGCGGGAACTTCGTCTCCGGGTACCGCTGGGAGGACGGCATCGGCCCGCTCGAGGACCGCCCGACTCGGCTCGACCTTGCCTGGCACTCCTCCGACCCGAACCACGTGGGCGTGGACGAGTTCCTGAAGTGGTCCAAGGCCTCCGGCACCGAGCCGATGATGGCCGTCAACCTCGGCACCCGCGGCGTGCAGGAGGCCCTGGACATCCTCGAGTACTGCAACGTGCCCGGTGGCACCCACTTCTCCGACCTGCGCCGCAAGCACGGCGCCGAGGAGCCGTACCGGATCACGATGTGGTGCCTGGGCAACGAGATGGACGGCCCGTGGCAGATCGGGCACAAGACCGCCGAGGAGTACGGGCGCCTGGCCGCCGAGACCGCTCGCGCGATGCGGATGATCGACCCGGACATCGAGCTGGTTGCCTGCGGGTCCTCCAGCTCGTCAATGCCGACCTTCGGTGAGTGGGAACGGATCGTCCTCACCGAGACCTACGAGCACGTGGATTACATCTCGGCGCACGCCTACTACTACGAGGAGGACGGCGACCTGGCCTCCTTCCTGGCCTCCGCCGTCAACATGGACCACTTCATCGACTCGGTGGCCGCCACGGCGGACGCCGTGGGCGCGGCCCGCAAGCTCGCCAAGAAGATTCACATCTCCTTCGACGAGTGGAACGTCTGGTACCAGAAGCGCGCCGAGTCCCGCCCGCCGACCGGCGACGACTGGCCGGTGGCGCCGGTGCTGCTCGAGGACCACTACAACGTGGCCGACGCGGTGGTGGTGGGCAACCTGCTCATCTCGCTGCTGCGGCACACCGACCGGGTGCACGCCGCCTCGCAGGCGCAGCTGGTGAACGTGATCGCCCCGATGATGACCGAGCCGGGCGGCCGGGCCTGGAAGCAGACCATCTTCCACCCGTTCGCTCTCACCTCGGCCCACGCCAAGGGCGAGGTGCTGCAGCTGGCGATCGACGCTCCGGTGCACGAGACCGCGAAGTTCGGGGAGGTTGCCGCCCTGGACGCGGTCGCCACCCGCGACGCCGACACCGGGGAGGTCGCCGTCTTCGTGGTGAACCGCTCCACGACCGATGCACTCACCCTGGACGTGGACCTCTCCAGCCTGGGCGGGCTGCAGGTGGTCGAGGCGGTCACGCTGGCCAACCCGGACCACACCTGGCAGGCCAGTGCCGACGACGACTCCTCGGTGGCACCCGAGCCGAACGACTCCGCAGTCGTGACCGACGGGCAGCTGCGCGCCGAGCTGCCGCCGGTCTCCTGGTCGATGCTGCGCCTCGCCACGGCGTGACGTGACGGGGGGTCAGACGCGGATGAGCAGTTCGCCGTGCACGACGGCGAACCAGGCGTCCTCGTCGGCCCCCCACTCGCGCCACGCGGTCGCGATCTCGGCGAGCTCGTCGGTGGTGCTGAACCCGCCGTCCAGGGCGTGCCGCGCGAAGGCGGACTTCTCCACCCGTTCGGCCCAGGTGTGCGACCACCACTGGCGATCGTCCTCGCCGGCGTAGCACCACACCCCGGCACTGGGGCTGGTGTCGGTGAATCCTGCCTTGTTGGCCCAGGCCACCAGCCGTCGTCCAGCATCGGCCTGCGCCCCGTGCGCCCGGGTCACCTGGTGGTAGAGCTCACGCCACCGGTCCAGCCCCGGCACCTCCGGGTACCAGCTCATCGCAGCGTAGTCGGCGTCCCGGACGGCGATCATCCCGCCGTGCCGGGTGACCCGGGCCATCTCTCGCAGCGCGGCCACCGGGTCGGAGAGGTGCTGCAGCACTTGGTGGGCGTGCACCACGTCGAACGCGCCCTTGGCGTAGGGCAGGTCGTAGACGTCGCCCTGCTCGAACTGCACGTTCTCCACACTGTGCGCCTCGGCGAGCTCGGAGGCTTTGAGCAGCACGTCCGTCGAGCGGTCCAGCCCCATCACCCGACCGGGAAACACCTTCTGCGCCAGGCCCACCGTGATGGTCCCAGGGCCGCATCCGACGTCCAGCAGGTCGGTGTTCTCCTCCAGGAGTGGGAGGAGGTAGCCGGCCGAGTTCTCGGCCGTCCGCCAGCCATGCGAGGCGAGCACGCTCTCATGGTGCCCGTGCGTGTAGGTGTCGACGCGCTCCATATCGGGAGTGTAGTGCTCCCCATCACTGCTCGCCCGGGCAGGGGCGCGGGTTGGTTAGCCTGACCAGGTGACCGGAGCCAAGAAGCGCATCGTCGGGGTGGACACCGCCCGGGGCCTCGCCGTGCTGGGGATGTTCGTCGCCCACCTCGGGCTCGAGCAGCACGTCGGCATGCTCACGCCGACGGGGTGGTTCTTCGTCGCGGACGGGCGTCCCTCGGCCCTGTTCGCCATGCTGGCGGGCACCGGGCTCGCGTTCATGACCCGCCGCGCCTTCACCTCCGGCGACCCAGCCGAGTGGCGCCGGCAGCGGGTACGCATCCTGAAGCGCTCCGGCATCCTGTACGCGTTGGGCTGGATGCTGACCTTCCTGATGACCCCGGTGGCAGTGATCCTGCCGGCCTACGCGGTGATGTTCGTGCTGGTGCTGCCGTTCCTGCGGCTGCGCATCCCAGCGCTGATCGCAGTGGCAGCTGCTGTGCTCGCTGTGGCGCCAATCCCGGTGCTCGCGGTCCGCCACGTCACCGGGGAAACCTCCGGATGGCGGGTGATGCCCGGCGTGGGCGAGCTGCTCACCGGCTACTACCCGGCGATCGCCTGGATCGCGTACCTGCTGGTGGGTCTGGCCGGCGGGCGGCTGGACCTGCGCAGGATCGGGGTGCAGGCGGGCATGATCGTGGTGGGAGCCGCGCTGGCCTTGCTCGGCTACTCGGCCGGCACCCTGCTCACCCAGGTGCTCGACCCCGCCGAGAGCTCGCTGACCGAGCTGTTGGTGAGCACGCAGCCGCACGCCCACTCCGGGCCGGAGATGCTCGGCAATGTCGGTGTCGCGATCGGCGTGCTCGGCCTGCTGCTGCTGCTCACCCAGCCGACCGTGCTGCGGGTGATCCTGACCCCGATCAGCGCCACCGGGGCGATGTCGCTGACCGTGTACAGCCTGCACATCGTCTACATCCGCATCCTCGGTGACGAGGCCGTGTGGTACCCACAGTCGAACTGGCCGCTGATCTGGCTGATCGTGGCCACCTTCACCTTCGCCACCCTCTGGCAGCTCACCCTCGGCAAGGGACCCTTCGAGCGGGCGATGAGCGCGATGATCCGCACCAGGGCCGAGCGCGGCGGCACGCCGGGCGGGCCACCGGTCCCACCTCCACCGAACCCCCAGCAGTTCTACCCCGCACCCCAGGCGCGTCCCGCACCGGCCGCCGCCCCGCCGGCTGCCACGGTCACGCCGCCCTACCCGCCTGCACCACCACCGTCATGACCGCTCCACCCGCCCTCCGACCTGTCCCGACTCTGCCGGCCGCGGTCTGGACCGCGCGCGAGGCTGCACACGCCGAGCGGGCCGATGCCCTCACCCGCGCCCACCGGGAGCGTCGGGCTGAGCATCGCCGCCACCCGGTCGAGGACTTCCTGTACACCTACTACCCCACGAAGCCGGGGCAGTTGCGGGTGTGGCACCCGGGCGTATCAGTCGCCCTGGAAGGCGCGGCGGAGCACGCCCGACGGCGGTGGTACACCTCACGCAGGGACGGTTCGGTCACGCTGGACGTGCCGGGCTTCCTGGCCGACCGCGGCGACGCCGTCGGCTATATCCACCACCTGGTCCGGGCGACCCGGGCCCGCCCGGCCCGGTTGAGCTGCTTCGGGCTGCACGAGTGGGCGATGGTGTACCGAGCGGAGCAGCAGGAGGTGCGCCACCCGGTGCCGTTGCGCCTCGGGGCCGAAGGTACGGATGAGGTGGTGCGCAGCCATCCGCTGCGGTGCACCCACTTCGACGCGTTCCGGTTCTTCACCGACGAGGCCGAACCGCGGAACGAGCTCCGGCTGACCCGCGCCGATCAGCCGGAGCTCGAGCAACCGGGCTGCCTCCATGCCGGAATGGATGTGTACAAGTGGGCGAGCAAGCTCGGGCCGGCGGTGCCCGGCGAGCTGCTGCTGGACGCGTTCGAGCTGGCCCGGGACATCCGTGAGCTGGACATGCGCGCCTCCCCCTACGACCTCACCGCGTGGGGGTACACCCCGGTGCCGATCGAGACGGCGGAGGGCAAGGCCACCTATGTGGCGGCACAGCGGGAGTTTGCCGAGCGGGCGAACAGTCTGCGGGACCGGCTGCTCGCCGTGACCGCAACGCTCACGGCCTGTATGCCGCCTGAGTAGAGTGACGCCACGTCCAACGAGGGGGGGCCGATCGGTGCAGCGCGCATCCTGGGTGCGGCGACGCACGCGTGCTCAGGCACCGTTGGTCATCCTGCTGGCTGCCATGGCGGCACTGGTCACCGTCGCAATCGCCGGCACGCTGAGCTACCTCTCCCTCGCGTCGACCACGGCGGTCCGTACCGTGCTGGCCGACGCCCCGGCCGAGGCAGCGACCGTGGTGGTGCAGACCCGGGTCGCCGACGACCCCGCAGCACAAGACCGTGCACTCCGCGAGATCGTGGCAGATCTGCTCCCCGGAGTCACCGTGCACGGGCGCCAGACCACTCCTGCCCTCGATCTGCAGGACGCCACGGCGCTCGACGGTGCCGCCGTGGTTCTCCTGCGCGATGCCGACGTCGAGGAGGCGGCCACCCTCGCGGACGGTGCGTGGCCGGCCGGCCCCGGTGAGGGGGCCCTGCACGCCGCCGCGGCCGAGGCGTTGGGCGTGGACGCCGGGGATCGGCTCACGATCGGCGACGACGGCCTGGACATTCAGATCACGGGGCTGTGGCGGCCCGACGACGCCACGGCACCGCGGTGGACGGGGAGCCCGCTCGCCGCCGAGGGGATGGATCCGTTCCAGCCGAGCACGGTCGGCCCTCTGCTGGTGACGACGTGGGACGGTCTCGACCTGGCGCCCTTCGCCCGCTGGGTGATCGAACCACCGGCCGACCTCGCCCCGGCCGACCTGCCCGTCTGGGAGTCTGGACTGGCCGCGCTGCCCGAGGCAGTGGAAGCCGCGAACGTGCCGGTGCGCGGCCTGATCATCGAGGGCACGCTGGCCGAGACGGTCGCGAGCACCTCGGCAGGGCTGGCGTCGGTCCGCGCAGCCGCCGCGGTGCCGCTGGTGATCGTCGCTGTGGTGTCCCTGGTGGCCACGTGGCAGATCGCTCGCCTGCTCACCCTGCTCCGCGCCCGGGAGACCCGCATCCTCCTCTCCCGCGGCGCGTCCAGGCGTCAGTTCCGCCGGGCGGCGACCACCGAATCGGTCGCCCTGGCAGGCATCGGCGGGGTGGTGGGCGCCCTGGGAACCAT
Proteins encoded:
- a CDS encoding LacI family DNA-binding transcriptional regulator, which codes for MADVARRAGVSVKTVSNVINDYPHIRPGTRERVEAAIAELGYRLNLSARQLRTRRTGMITLAVPELRLPYFAELADAVIREADTHGLTVLIEQTGGRRDRELAVLSGSRRQLTDGVILSPLGLEPADRAALDIDAPLVLLGERVFGAAADHVTMNNVAAARAATSHLLELGRRRIAVLGPHPDDTATGSSGLRLDGYREALAAADLAFIPDLVVPAAPWHRSAGSDSLGAFLDGGTGVDAVFAMNDALALGALYALHARGVDVPGDVALIGFDDVDDVRYATPTISSVAPGRDEIARTAVALLRSRLAGDGGPYVRVISEARVVARQSTGSADEQVISVQPGSQVPADAPV
- a CDS encoding glycoside hydrolase family 27 protein, translating into MHRSASLTPPMGWNSWDSFGTTVTEDEVLANAQVMAERMLPAGWDTVVVDIQWYEPTARAGGYNDDAPLLLDADGVQMPVETRFPSSAGGRGFAPLAARVHDLGLRFGVHLMRGIPRRAVADPRPVPGTDATTADIALPADHPAARCPWNGDNLGLDFSHPAAQAWLDLQIDRVVGWGVDFLKVDDMLYPYHGDAIEALHSAVGKAEERHGRDVTVSLSPGTHLSVAHLDHLRAHADMWRISDDLWDRWDDLEAQLTRLARWAPHQQAHGWADADMLPLGRIGVRAERGEPRHSLLTAAERRTMLTLWNLGRSPLFVGGDLPSSEDDTLTDLVNTEVLDIGKHSRGNTELVREGDLVVWGATGTGPREGTRWAAVFNTSDGARTVRLPLTSTGLASPGLTSPGTVTELWTARVLDVDPSDPYAVLELDLDAHGTALLRST
- a CDS encoding methyltransferase domain-containing protein — protein: MERVDTYTHGHHESVLASHGWRTAENSAGYLLPLLEENTDLLDVGCGPGTITVGLAQKVFPGRVMGLDRSTDVLLKASELAEAHSVENVQFEQGDVYDLPYAKGAFDVVHAHQVLQHLSDPVAALREMARVTRHGGMIAVRDADYAAMSWYPEVPGLDRWRELYHQVTRAHGAQADAGRRLVAWANKAGFTDTSPSAGVWCYAGEDDRQWWSHTWAERVEKSAFARHALDGGFSTTDELAEIATAWREWGADEDAWFAVVHGELLIRV
- a CDS encoding alpha-N-arabinofuranosidase, with product MANARITLDPAFTVGPVRRRTFGSFVEHLGRAVYTGIHEPDHPTADADGFRQDVIDLTRELGVSTVRYPGGNFVSGYRWEDGIGPLEDRPTRLDLAWHSSDPNHVGVDEFLKWSKASGTEPMMAVNLGTRGVQEALDILEYCNVPGGTHFSDLRRKHGAEEPYRITMWCLGNEMDGPWQIGHKTAEEYGRLAAETARAMRMIDPDIELVACGSSSSSMPTFGEWERIVLTETYEHVDYISAHAYYYEEDGDLASFLASAVNMDHFIDSVAATADAVGAARKLAKKIHISFDEWNVWYQKRAESRPPTGDDWPVAPVLLEDHYNVADAVVVGNLLISLLRHTDRVHAASQAQLVNVIAPMMTEPGGRAWKQTIFHPFALTSAHAKGEVLQLAIDAPVHETAKFGEVAALDAVATRDADTGEVAVFVVNRSTTDALTLDVDLSSLGGLQVVEAVTLANPDHTWQASADDDSSVAPEPNDSAVVTDGQLRAELPPVSWSMLRLATA
- a CDS encoding 3-methyladenine DNA glycosylase codes for the protein MTAPPALRPVPTLPAAVWTAREAAHAERADALTRAHRERRAEHRRHPVEDFLYTYYPTKPGQLRVWHPGVSVALEGAAEHARRRWYTSRRDGSVTLDVPGFLADRGDAVGYIHHLVRATRARPARLSCFGLHEWAMVYRAEQQEVRHPVPLRLGAEGTDEVVRSHPLRCTHFDAFRFFTDEAEPRNELRLTRADQPELEQPGCLHAGMDVYKWASKLGPAVPGELLLDAFELARDIRELDMRASPYDLTAWGYTPVPIETAEGKATYVAAQREFAERANSLRDRLLAVTATLTACMPPE
- a CDS encoding heparan-alpha-glucosaminide N-acetyltransferase domain-containing protein, with amino-acid sequence MTGAKKRIVGVDTARGLAVLGMFVAHLGLEQHVGMLTPTGWFFVADGRPSALFAMLAGTGLAFMTRRAFTSGDPAEWRRQRVRILKRSGILYALGWMLTFLMTPVAVILPAYAVMFVLVLPFLRLRIPALIAVAAAVLAVAPIPVLAVRHVTGETSGWRVMPGVGELLTGYYPAIAWIAYLLVGLAGGRLDLRRIGVQAGMIVVGAALALLGYSAGTLLTQVLDPAESSLTELLVSTQPHAHSGPEMLGNVGVAIGVLGLLLLLTQPTVLRVILTPISATGAMSLTVYSLHIVYIRILGDEAVWYPQSNWPLIWLIVATFTFATLWQLTLGKGPFERAMSAMIRTRAERGGTPGGPPVPPPPNPQQFYPAPQARPAPAAAPPAATVTPPYPPAPPPS